The genomic segment CTGAAGTCCACACCGACAAAGTCAATGGGGATTGGATGACAATACGGAACGATGGACGGCGTTTGCTTTACTGCCTGCACCGCGGCAACCTTTGCGACCTCCAATGGATTCCCCTTAGGGATGGTGCCAGCATTGATACGCTGTAACGTCAATTCAGAAACATGGATTCTTGATTCTGCTTTGGCCGTTCGCAATGTCGAGTACTTATGAGATATGTCGAGCAATCATCCTCCAATCCGAAGCATCGTTCGGTTATCCATCGTATCGTCCACGACGCCGTGTGCCTCCATCTTTTGTCCAAGTGCCGATTGAATGGCGTCGAGTAAATCACGCTCACTGGCACCTGATCGCATGAGATCACGCAGGGAGACCTCATGCGCATGAAACAGACACGCTTTGATCGCACCATCTGCCGTGAGGCGCAGCCGGTCACAAGCGGCACAAAACGAATGTGACATCGGGGAAATGAACCCGATCAATCCTTGATGCCCAGGAATTCGAAACAAATCTGCCGTATCACTCAAATGCGCTTTGGCGATCGGTTCTAATGCATGGTCACGTGAAATTCGATCGATCATCGATGCTGCGGATATTGACTTATCCTGATCCCACTCCGTGCCAGGAAAGGGCATGTACTCAATGAACCGCACGGTAAGATTATGATGTTTCGTGAGCGACACGAATGAACTCAATTCATCGTCATTTACCCCTTTCATGACGACGACATTGATCTTGACTGCATCAAACCCAACTTCGAGCGCGCGTTGCACGCCCAGCCAAACGGAATTGAATTCATCCCGTGCAGTTATCCGTAGAAAACGATCCGCATGCAAGGAATCAAGGCTAACGTTTATGGCATTCAAACCAGCATCACGTAAACTGGATGCCATGTGAGTCAGTTTCGTTCCATTGGTCGTAAGCGCAACCCGTTTTACACCCGGTAGTGAATGAGCATGGGCAATCAATTCCGGCAATGCCGGTATGAGCAACGGTTCGCCACCCGTAAACCGAATTTTCTCGATGCCGAGCGAGACGAAGAGTCTGATCAGCGTCAGCAGCTCTTCCTTTTGCAAGTGTTGTCCGTGCGCCATCCAACTTGGGCGTTCGTGCGGCATGCAGTAACTGCAGCGCAAATTGCAGCGGTCGGTCAATGAAATGCGCAAATACGTGTGTCTTCGCTGAAAGCGATCAATCAGCCTCATAGGGTCCCTCGCATTTGTCATCCAATCAGAGGGCATCGAACTCTTCCTTGGTATTCACGCCACGCAGCGATTCAAATTCGTCCTGCGATAGCTTGACGGCATGAGCGCCTATCGTTTGTAACGTCTTGCTGACGGAGCGCTCGCCACGTTGATACATTGCTGAAATCTCACCAATCACGTTACTTGGAAGAAAGCAAGGAATGGGCTCAATGAAGTCATTCGCCTTGGATTGAAAACACGTAGGTACTTCGGTGCCATGCGAGAGTAGTATTTCCAGCAACGATTTTGTTAACCGCGGTTGGTCACAGGCAACGAACAAATACCCGCTCGCTTTGCGGCATTGAGTTACGGCTATGATGCCCCCCAGTGGTCCCGTAAATGCTGCTTGATCTGGGATGATGCTTGGTAACGCAATATCGTGCGGTTCATTGTTGTCTTGTAGTCCTGATATGACTTGCAGGTCTGTCACCGGCCTGAGTATTCGCAGCATTCGCTCTAGCATGGTGGTTCCATCGCGCAACCGCAACAACTCCTTGCGTTGACCCATGCGGCGGCTTTGGCCACCGGCGAGTACGACGCCTAGCAGATTGGTGTTACTAACGGAATTACTTGGATCAAACAATGCAACCTCGAGCGCACAGTCAAAATTACGCAATGCGCCCTTGGCAGAACGGGGAGTTCGTGGGGCGCTCCTTCGCAAATGGCAGGCGTTGCCGTTTCCAGCAAAACCCTATCGGATGAAGTACCATTTCAGATGAGGTAGGTAAATCATCTCGGAGCTGATGTGTCGTGTTTCATGAGTCTAACTACTCATGATTTTTATCATTTTTCAGCGTACAAGTCAAACCAGCGGTGTACATCAGCATGAATCTTCTCATGAACGCCCTCACCGATTCGCTCTCGTTCAATGGAATCAAACTTCTCTTTCAAATCAGCATGCATCGCCGGTGACATGCTCTGCTCAGCCATTGTAAACAGAATGTTATTCTCTTTGAAGATGTGGCTAGCAAGCAACGAGACGTATCCACTTGCATTCTCAGCAAAGGATTGATGGGATTGTCCGGCTTTCATGTCCTCTAGACCATTCATCATTCCACGAACAAATTTACGACCCATCTCATGCTCGTGTAACATTACGCCGATTGGACCCATTTCGCGCGACATTCCCATCGCTTCCATTGCTGGAAAAAGACAATCCTCTTCCTTGCCATGGTGGCAATTATCGGCAAAGGTTCGAATCGCTTCAACCATGTCAGCTAGATCAGCCGTATTGATCAATTTTCCAGCTACTAGCTGTTCTGTTGCACTACTTAATGCTGCAATGAGGTGCAGTATGATTTCATGTTCATGACGTAGTTCGTCAGTTGCGTACATTCTTTTCTCCGATTTGGTTCCCTACAAGTTACTACACAGCAGGTAGACAATTCTTGATGAAAATCAATTTCGAGATTAACAGGGTTTCTCAGCACCTTTCCTTGCGTAGTACCACCAGTTGATCACAAGACAACTCAAGTAGTACGCCATGAATCCGTAAAAGGCAAACTGCGGTGTTTTGGCTTTGATCTGCGCGCCAAAGACTTGTGGAATAATGAACGAGCCGTAGGCAGCGATTGCGGAAGTCCATCCGAGTACCGGACCTGCGATCCTGGGTCCAAATATGATCGGTATCATTCGAAACGTAGAACCATTACCAATGCCTGAGGTGACAAACAGTAACAACATCATTACCAGAAACGGCATGAAGTAGATTTCCGGTTGTTGTGCGCCCAGAGCGGCATGAACGAAGAAGGCAGCCCCAAACGCAGCACCGATCATCAGTACCGTGTCCCACTGCGTAACTCGTGCACCACCAAACTTGTCAGACAACCAACCACCACCGGGACGAACGAGTGAGCCTACGAGTGGCCCAAGCCAGGCATACGCGAATGGACTTGGTGCATTGGGATTGACTGACCCATCCGGTAGATAGCCGAAGACATCCTGTATCAGTTTTGGAAAGGCCGCAGAATATCCAATAAAGGAACCGAACGTCATTACATAGAGCCAAGTCATTACCCAATTGTGCTTTTCCTTGAAAATGACAAACTGATTTTCCAAGTTCGTTCTGATCTTTCCCGGTGAAAGATACTTCATGAGCATGAGTGTCAATGCAATAGTGATTGGTAGAACAATCCACATGCTCCACTTCAAGGAAATCAGTAAATACAAACCCACAGCCGATGCGCCATAAGCCAGCAACATCAGATACAGCATCTTTAGGATTGCACTGGCATCAGAACCAACCTTGTGTACCGCCATGTTGTTCATGAATGCCCAGGCAATGATCGTTAATGCGATGAGAATGGGAACCCAAACGAAACCACAGTTTTGAATCCAGATGCCGCTGGTTACTGGCACTCCCTGTACGATTTTTGTCAAAGGATAGGAATCACCACCCAGCGCACCAAACACGCCGAACGTCATTACGAAGGGTAGCAGCACTTGCATGACGCTAACGCCCAAGTTTCCCAAACCAGCATTCAATCCGAGTGCGGTTCCTTGCATGCGTTTTGGAAAGAATTGCGATATGTTGGACATTGAGGAGGCAAATGCACCGCCGCCGATGCCTGAGAGTGCAGAGAGAATCACGAATGCCGCATACGAAGTGCCCGGAGAACTGAGTGCAATTCCCAATCCCAATGCTGGCAGCAGTAACAATGCCGTTGAAATCGCGACGGCATTCCTACCACCACTTAAGGCAACGAAAAATGAATTGGGAATGCGTAGCGTTGCTCCCGTTAACCCCGAAATGGAAATCAACGTGTACAGCATGGCTTTGTTGGTGGCAGGATCTGGATCAAAGACGAATTTCAGCTCTTGCATCTTCGTCGTAATGATCGACCAAAACATCCAGACTGCAAATCCGCAAAGCAAGCATGGGATGGAAATCCAGAGATTACGGTTTGCAATCTGCTTCCCTTCCTGATGCCAAAACGACTCATTCTCAATGTCCCATTTTTGAGTTGTCATTGCCATGACTTTTTCTCCGTAGTTTAAGTTCGTACTGCAGATTCATGCGTCGTGTCGACTTGACGCATCAGATCAGGGACTTGCTTGTGCATCATTTTTTGAATGACCAAATGCATCCAAACCAACGATATGACTGCAACGGCACCCAGTAATATCCAGCAGGTTGTCCAAATGCCGGATCCCTGCAGCATGTAGCCAAAGATGATTGGACAGACGAAACCACCTAGTCCACCAATGACGCCGACAATCCCACCAACAACCCCCACTTGATCGGGATAGTAATCGGGAATGTGCCGGTAAACGGCAGCCTTGCCAATTCCCATCATGATGCCAACCGCAAAGACCAACGCCGTAAAAATCCAGACGTTTGCTTGGAAGAACAGATGGGTCACGCCACGGGCGAGCAACTGTTTCTTGATGACCTTGTCGCCCGGATGCTCGACGGGAACTTGCCAGAATTCTCCAATCGGCATGACCAGGAAGTTTCCTTCCTGTCGGTCACGCCATCCGTTCGGTTCCTGTTTGAGGGGGTAGCTTCGTTCATCGACTTTCACGTTCAACGGCGTAGCTTCGGTAACGACGCCCGAGCGAGCGGCCATAATCCCCTGACCGGGTGATTCAATGTCCATGCGTGGTATGCAGAGCAATGCACATCCCACGGCGCAGGAACCAAGCACCCAGTACATCATTCGTCGGGCACCAAACTTGTCGGATAGGTATCCACCTAGCGCGCGAATCAAACCAGATGGCAAACTGAAGATGGATGCCATCAATCCCGCCATCGTAACGGACATCGAGTAAACGTTGACGTAGTAGGGAACCAGCCACTGCGCCAATGCAACAAAGGCACCAAACACCAGGAAGTAGTAGAGCCCAAACCGCCAGACGCGAATGAATTTCAATGGTTCCAGCCGCTTTCGAAGCGATAATCCTGCAGTGTGTTCCGCTCGCTTTTCATGCGTGGCGAAGTAGAAGATGATCGCCATCAACAAGAGCGCAGCGGCATACATCTTGGGTAGATTTCGCCAACCATCCAGATGAGTGTGATTATCCGTCAACCACATCAAGACCGTTGGTGCACCGAGCGTTGTCAAGGCAGATCCAGCATTTCCTACGCCGAAAATGCCCAGTGCAGTTCCTTGATGCTGCTTGGAAAACCAGATCGATGTGTAGGCTATGCCTACCGCAAATGAAGCGCCAGACAGACCGAAGCCAAGACTCGCCAAAAAAAAGCCATAATAGGAATCGGCATGGCTCATGAGGTACATCGGTATTGCCGCCAAAAGCATCAGAATGGCATAGACCCTTCGGCCACCATACTTATCCGTCAACACGCCAACTGGCAATCTGAAGATGGAACCGGTTAATACCGGTATTCCGATCAACCACCCCATTTGCGCTTTTGACCAAAGGAATACGTCATGATCAACGAGATATGTGATCAACACGCCATTCATCATCCATGCCGAAAAGCAAACGGTGAATGCGAGCGTGTTTAGGATTAACACTTGATATGCTTGACGGGATTCGGACATTATTGTAACCCCCGAGCTTTGGTCGTTTCGATCATTTTCGGTTAGCTGCCAGCAGTGCGGCAAATCCATTGATCAACTGGCGGATGCCATACATCACGAACAGAGTCGCCAGAATGATCATGAAGACATGAAAACGATTTTCCCACAGGTTGTGCGTGAACAAACTCCAAGGATTTCCACTATGCGGATTCACTGGATGGGTACCATTGGCAAGTTCCTCCACGTCCGTCGAACCATCATGATCGATGTCGCTAAGCGGATCCAGTAACCCAGAAAGTTTTTCCGGCGTGCGTCGCAGTTCGATGAATTTCGTTCTGCCCAATTTGCCGATGATGGCATTGCCAAACGGATTCAGTATGGGACTATCCACCTTTTGTCCCGGTGTAAATGCCATTCGTGCTCGGTTCAGCTTCTCGAGTTCCGTTGGATTCAATGCCCCTATTTGCCCTGGTGATGCCCCTTCGGGACCATTACTGTTCGAATGACAGAAAGCGCAGTTTACCGGCGTACCGGAGTTCTTTTGGATCTGCGCTTGGAACTCCGGATAGGCATGGCATGCCGCGGCAATGGCAATGAAGACTAGTAGCAATAGATTGCGAGATTTTGATGACATCTCAACCACCCTTCACCAATTTGTAGATCGTGCTACCAAACAGTGTCATCACACCGAAGTACATGCCGGCTGCAATCGCGATGGTCGCTAGGACGCGACGTGAAGTGTTTCGGAATATCCACGGCGCCAGAAACAAGCCAATGACCAGCACTTTCGTGATGATGATGATGACCCAGAACGGTAGCATTTCCATTGGATAGTAGAGGAAGTAAAAGTACCACTCGGGCTTTATTCCTTCCGGCGTAGATCCAAGTGCGTTGTATGGCTCTGCTAACGGATAGGGGAAGAAAGACTCAAACGGAAGGCAAAGTGCCAACAGAAACAGGGCGAGAAATGCAAATCCCCACTCAGATAGATCCTTCAAGGCAAAGAATGGAAAGAAGAATTCCCGTTTCTTCGTGGGTCGATCAACCCCTTGACTCATGCCGTGCAATTGCACGAAGAAGAGATGTAGACCAAGTACGGCCAGCAACGTAAACGGTAGAACAACGACGTGAATTGCAAAAAATCTACTTAACGT from the bacterium genome contains:
- the moaA gene encoding GTP 3',8-cyclase MoaA, which encodes MRLIDRFQRRHTYLRISLTDRCNLRCSYCMPHERPSWMAHGQHLQKEELLTLIRLFVSLGIEKIRFTGGEPLLIPALPELIAHAHSLPGVKRVALTTNGTKLTHMASSLRDAGLNAINVSLDSLHADRFLRITARDEFNSVWLGVQRALEVGFDAVKINVVVMKGVNDDELSSFVSLTKHHNLTVRFIEYMPFPGTEWDQDKSISAASMIDRISRDHALEPIAKAHLSDTADLFRIPGHQGLIGFISPMSHSFCAACDRLRLTADGAIKACLFHAHEVSLRDLMRSGASERDLLDAIQSALGQKMEAHGVVDDTMDNRTMLRIGG
- a CDS encoding molybdenum cofactor guanylyltransferase → MFDPSNSVSNTNLLGVVLAGGQSRRMGQRKELLRLRDGTTMLERMLRILRPVTDLQVISGLQDNNEPHDIALPSIIPDQAAFTGPLGGIIAVTQCRKASGYLFVACDQPRLTKSLLEILLSHGTEVPTCFQSKANDFIEPIPCFLPSNVIGEISAMYQRGERSVSKTLQTIGAHAVKLSQDEFESLRGVNTKEEFDAL
- a CDS encoding hemerythrin domain-containing protein; this translates as MYATDELRHEHEIILHLIAALSSATEQLVAGKLINTADLADMVEAIRTFADNCHHGKEEDCLFPAMEAMGMSREMGPIGVMLHEHEMGRKFVRGMMNGLEDMKAGQSHQSFAENASGYVSLLASHIFKENNILFTMAEQSMSPAMHADLKEKFDSIERERIGEGVHEKIHADVHRWFDLYAEK
- a CDS encoding MFS transporter; protein product: MAMTTQKWDIENESFWHQEGKQIANRNLWISIPCLLCGFAVWMFWSIITTKMQELKFVFDPDPATNKAMLYTLISISGLTGATLRIPNSFFVALSGGRNAVAISTALLLLPALGLGIALSSPGTSYAAFVILSALSGIGGGAFASSMSNISQFFPKRMQGTALGLNAGLGNLGVSVMQVLLPFVMTFGVFGALGGDSYPLTKIVQGVPVTSGIWIQNCGFVWVPILIALTIIAWAFMNNMAVHKVGSDASAILKMLYLMLLAYGASAVGLYLLISLKWSMWIVLPITIALTLMLMKYLSPGKIRTNLENQFVIFKEKHNWVMTWLYVMTFGSFIGYSAAFPKLIQDVFGYLPDGSVNPNAPSPFAYAWLGPLVGSLVRPGGGWLSDKFGGARVTQWDTVLMIGAAFGAAFFVHAALGAQQPEIYFMPFLVMMLLLFVTSGIGNGSTFRMIPIIFGPRIAGPVLGWTSAIAAYGSFIIPQVFGAQIKAKTPQFAFYGFMAYYLSCLVINWWYYARKGAEKPC
- a CDS encoding MFS transporter; translated protein: MSESRQAYQVLILNTLAFTVCFSAWMMNGVLITYLVDHDVFLWSKAQMGWLIGIPVLTGSIFRLPVGVLTDKYGGRRVYAILMLLAAIPMYLMSHADSYYGFFLASLGFGLSGASFAVGIAYTSIWFSKQHQGTALGIFGVGNAGSALTTLGAPTVLMWLTDNHTHLDGWRNLPKMYAAALLLMAIIFYFATHEKRAEHTAGLSLRKRLEPLKFIRVWRFGLYYFLVFGAFVALAQWLVPYYVNVYSMSVTMAGLMASIFSLPSGLIRALGGYLSDKFGARRMMYWVLGSCAVGCALLCIPRMDIESPGQGIMAARSGVVTEATPLNVKVDERSYPLKQEPNGWRDRQEGNFLVMPIGEFWQVPVEHPGDKVIKKQLLARGVTHLFFQANVWIFTALVFAVGIMMGIGKAAVYRHIPDYYPDQVGVVGGIVGVIGGLGGFVCPIIFGYMLQGSGIWTTCWILLGAVAVISLVWMHLVIQKMMHKQVPDLMRQVDTTHESAVRT